Proteins found in one Bacteroidota bacterium genomic segment:
- a CDS encoding glycoside hydrolase family 2 TIM barrel-domain containing protein — translation MRMKYLLLMIGLAMSVQSFSQNAITNVFGRNTFSLNGKWNYLIDPYETGYYDYRYEPYDKNPRPSGGYFLDQHAKNKTDLIEYDFDKCPMLMVPKDWNSQDDKLLYYEGTIWYRRLFDYKKKDPSSRVFVYFGAANYVTDVYLNGIKLGKHIGGFTPFNYEVTSLLKEENNSLVVKVDDKRSRDAVPTLNTDWWNYGGITRDVMLVEVPQTFISDYAIQLKKGSKNLIAGYVKLDGAQKNQKVRVEIPELKINREFLTDTEGKAQVSISLKKYEAWSPSNPKLYKVNVLSETDKVSEKIGFRTIETKGTEILLNGKPVFLRGVSIHAENPIRGGRAFSEEDARMLLGWAKELNCNYVRLAHYPHSEYMARLADEMGIMVWEENPVYWTILWDNPSTYENAKSQLTDLITRDKNRASVIIWSMANETPVSEARNNFLKNLAGVARSLDSTRLISAAMEVHVDPKNPLTKIVEDPFTPYVDIVNFNEYIGWYDGLPEKCDKVHWSIQYNKPVMISEFGADALQGLHGDSLTRWTEEYQEDVYKRTLKMLSKIPQFRGLSPWILCDFRSPRRVLPNIQDGWNRKGLIGENGTKKKAFWTLRNFYDQQEKKFK, via the coding sequence ATGCGTATGAAATATTTATTGTTAATGATCGGCCTGGCGATGTCGGTTCAGTCTTTTTCCCAAAACGCAATAACCAATGTTTTTGGGCGTAATACTTTCTCTTTGAACGGGAAATGGAATTATCTCATTGATCCTTATGAAACCGGGTATTACGATTATCGTTACGAGCCTTATGATAAAAATCCAAGGCCATCCGGAGGATATTTCCTGGATCAGCATGCTAAAAACAAGACGGATCTTATTGAGTATGATTTTGATAAATGTCCGATGCTGATGGTGCCTAAGGATTGGAATTCCCAGGATGACAAATTATTATATTATGAAGGGACCATTTGGTACCGGCGTTTGTTCGATTACAAGAAAAAAGATCCCTCCAGCCGGGTATTTGTTTATTTTGGTGCAGCCAACTATGTGACGGATGTTTACCTGAATGGCATAAAACTTGGGAAACATATTGGCGGATTTACACCCTTCAATTATGAGGTCACTTCTTTATTGAAGGAAGAGAATAATTCGCTGGTGGTAAAAGTAGACGACAAACGAAGTCGTGATGCTGTGCCTACCCTCAACACCGATTGGTGGAATTATGGAGGGATTACCCGGGATGTCATGTTGGTTGAAGTTCCACAGACATTTATTTCTGATTATGCTATCCAGTTGAAGAAGGGTTCGAAAAACCTGATAGCCGGTTATGTAAAGCTTGACGGGGCACAGAAAAATCAAAAAGTTAGAGTTGAAATTCCCGAATTGAAAATTAACAGAGAATTTTTAACGGATACGGAAGGAAAGGCTCAGGTTTCAATTTCTTTGAAAAAATATGAAGCCTGGTCACCCTCTAATCCTAAGCTATATAAGGTGAATGTTTTGTCTGAAACGGATAAGGTTTCTGAAAAAATTGGTTTCCGAACCATTGAGACCAAAGGGACTGAAATTTTGCTTAACGGGAAACCGGTGTTTCTGCGGGGGGTTAGTATACATGCTGAAAATCCAATCAGGGGTGGCCGTGCTTTTTCAGAGGAAGATGCCCGTATGCTTTTAGGTTGGGCAAAGGAGCTGAATTGCAATTATGTTCGTCTGGCCCATTACCCGCACAGCGAATACATGGCGCGTTTAGCCGATGAAATGGGCATTATGGTTTGGGAAGAAAATCCTGTGTACTGGACTATCCTTTGGGATAATCCTTCAACTTACGAAAATGCCAAATCACAGCTTACCGATCTTATTACCCGGGATAAAAACCGTGCGTCAGTCATCATCTGGTCAATGGCTAATGAAACTCCCGTAAGCGAGGCCAGGAATAATTTTCTGAAAAACCTAGCCGGCGTTGCCCGTTCATTGGACAGTACCCGGCTGATTTCTGCAGCAATGGAAGTACACGTCGATCCCAAAAATCCTTTGACGAAAATTGTGGAAGATCCTTTTACTCCTTATGTGGATATTGTGAATTTTAATGAATATATAGGATGGTACGATGGTTTGCCCGAAAAGTGCGACAAAGTTCATTGGAGCATTCAATATAACAAACCTGTTATGATCAGTGAGTTTGGTGCCGATGCTTTGCAGGGATTGCATGGTGACAGTCTTACACGCTGGACGGAAGAATATCAGGAGGATGTATATAAACGGACACTGAAGATGCTTTCTAAAATACCGCAGTTCAGAGGCCTTTCTCCATGGATACTCTGTGATTTCAGGTCGCCAAGGCGTGTGCTGCCCAATATACAGGATGGCTGGAACCGCAAAGGCCTGATTGGTGAGAATGGAACAAAGAAAAAGGCCTTTTGGACCTTGAGAAATTTCTATGACCAGCAGGAAAAGAAATTTAAATAA
- a CDS encoding alpha-L-rhamnosidase C-terminal domain-containing protein has protein sequence MKINKTTILLFASLVIWNLRPVDAQSSGPMQPFGLMTDLIEHTDRIWANGYLLNSTLSQESKWLDSYQLAEINSRQPAFSWIVNDARNNVVQTAYQILVSDNLQSLEKDSADMWNSGKVSGDNSVSVKYAGKELLTGHIYFWKVRTWNNGLPGPYSAIKAFKTSSNLLEYGCSRYPVEKTDEIPVVLKNLSRDLWFADFGKAAFGRLRISLFADKNDTLLIRLGEAIKNGRVDQNPGGTIRFKIIPLPVVPGMHTYTVAIPPDKRNTGPAAMKVPSYIGEVMPFRYCEVEGLSGNVDNLSIVRETAHYPFDEASSSFTSSSKVLNDIWNLCKYSIKATSFTGVYIDGDRERIPYEADAFINQLCHYSIDREFSLARYSYGYLVNHATWPTEWILQSVLLAWNDYLYTGNLDAVKACYDDLKAKTLTDLSSENGLISTKTGKQTPELMKLVHYNGKELKDIVDWPQNGILGLGKNEPGETDGFVFTDYNTVVNAYYYRALSIMAKLASALGNKADVIFYERKAEKARQAINDLMFDQKRGVYTDGIGTVHASLHSNIFPLAFGIVPENKKKPLVDFIHTRGMACSVYGAQFLLDALYNADDAPYGLSLLSSTAERSWAHMLYGVGSTITLEAWDNKYKPNQDWNHAWGAAPANLIPRKLMGVEPLEPGFRKIQIKPQPGPLEEASLSLPTIRGNVLVSFNQKPGEYFELNVTIPANAVANVFIPWNTQKASVSLDNNPVKIKKSGNFVLLENVGSGKHYIKCSEK, from the coding sequence ATGAAAATTAACAAAACTACTATTTTACTTTTTGCCAGCCTTGTCATCTGGAATCTCAGGCCGGTTGATGCCCAATCGTCAGGGCCCATGCAACCCTTTGGCTTAATGACCGATTTAATTGAACATACCGACAGGATTTGGGCCAACGGATACCTGTTAAATTCGACACTTTCGCAGGAAAGCAAATGGCTTGATTCTTACCAGCTTGCAGAAATTAATTCCCGGCAGCCTGCTTTTAGCTGGATAGTCAATGATGCCAGGAATAATGTCGTTCAGACTGCATATCAGATTTTGGTTTCAGATAACCTCCAATCCCTGGAAAAAGATTCGGCTGATATGTGGAATTCCGGGAAGGTATCAGGCGATAATTCTGTGTCTGTAAAATATGCAGGAAAAGAATTATTAACAGGGCATATTTATTTTTGGAAAGTCCGTACCTGGAATAATGGTTTGCCTGGGCCATATTCAGCAATCAAAGCATTTAAAACTTCTTCAAACCTGCTAGAATACGGTTGTTCACGTTATCCTGTTGAGAAGACTGATGAAATTCCGGTGGTTTTAAAAAATTTGAGCCGGGATCTATGGTTTGCCGATTTTGGCAAAGCTGCTTTTGGCCGGCTTAGAATATCCCTGTTTGCGGATAAAAACGACACTTTGTTGATCCGGCTGGGAGAGGCCATAAAAAATGGAAGAGTGGATCAGAATCCAGGCGGTACCATTCGTTTTAAGATTATTCCACTTCCTGTAGTTCCCGGGATGCATACTTATACAGTCGCTATACCTCCTGATAAAAGGAATACCGGACCTGCAGCGATGAAAGTACCCTCTTACATCGGAGAAGTGATGCCTTTCCGTTATTGTGAGGTTGAAGGCTTATCCGGAAATGTCGATAATCTTTCGATTGTCAGAGAAACAGCGCATTATCCGTTCGATGAGGCTTCCTCATCTTTTACTTCTTCCAGCAAAGTATTGAACGATATCTGGAATTTGTGCAAATACAGTATTAAAGCTACCAGTTTTACCGGCGTCTATATCGATGGTGATCGCGAGCGGATCCCTTATGAAGCTGATGCCTTTATTAACCAGCTTTGCCATTATTCCATTGACCGCGAATTCAGCCTTGCCCGCTACAGTTATGGATATTTGGTTAATCATGCCACCTGGCCGACTGAATGGATTTTGCAGTCGGTTCTTTTGGCCTGGAACGATTACCTGTATACCGGCAATCTGGATGCTGTAAAAGCATGTTATGACGATTTAAAAGCCAAAACCTTAACAGACCTTTCATCAGAAAATGGACTGATTAGCACCAAAACCGGGAAGCAGACGCCGGAACTTATGAAACTGGTCCATTATAATGGGAAAGAGCTTAAGGATATTGTAGATTGGCCTCAGAATGGAATTCTTGGTTTAGGTAAAAATGAACCTGGTGAAACCGATGGCTTTGTGTTCACCGATTATAATACGGTTGTAAATGCTTATTATTACAGGGCTTTGAGTATTATGGCAAAGCTTGCTTCTGCTTTGGGCAATAAAGCGGATGTTATATTTTATGAACGAAAAGCCGAAAAAGCCAGGCAGGCAATAAATGATTTGATGTTTGACCAGAAAAGGGGGGTGTATACGGATGGAATTGGTACCGTTCATGCCTCGCTTCATTCAAACATTTTCCCCTTGGCTTTTGGGATTGTTCCTGAAAATAAGAAGAAACCTTTAGTGGATTTCATCCATACAAGAGGAATGGCTTGCAGTGTTTATGGAGCTCAGTTTCTACTTGATGCTTTGTACAATGCAGATGATGCCCCATACGGGCTGTCTCTCTTAAGTTCTACTGCCGAGCGCAGTTGGGCTCATATGCTTTATGGTGTAGGATCAACCATAACCCTTGAGGCCTGGGATAATAAATATAAGCCGAATCAGGATTGGAACCATGCATGGGGTGCTGCACCGGCCAACCTTATTCCAAGAAAACTTATGGGCGTGGAACCCTTGGAGCCGGGATTCAGAAAAATTCAGATTAAGCCTCAACCCGGGCCTCTGGAAGAAGCATCCTTGTCGCTTCCGACTATTCGTGGCAATGTTCTGGTTTCTTTCAATCAGAAACCTGGGGAATACTTTGAGCTGAACGTTACTATTCCTGCCAATGCAGTGGCAAATGTTTTTATTCCATGGAATACTCAAAAGGCTTCGGTTTCATTGGACAACAATCCTGTAAAAATTAAAAAATCCGGTAATTTTGTTTTACTCGAAAATGTGGGGTCAGGTAAACATTATATAAAATGTAGTGAAAAGTAG
- a CDS encoding DUF2264 domain-containing protein, with amino-acid sequence MIRRNFLKLAPVAGLAGYSFSMDKHVYSPNNVLKFDTRAYWVSVLTKIADPLLVSLSNEKLKANMPVEAKAGNEADRRSVTHLEAFGRLMDGISPWLELGPDNSSEGLLRSKYISLAQKCLSVATNPSSPDFMNFTKGGQPLVDAAFLAHGLLRGFDQLWQPLDSETKNNIIKALKSTRVIKPGYNNWLLFSAMIEAFLLKIGEAWDPMRVDYAIKKHIMDWYKGDGLYGDGSDFHWDYYNSFVIQPMLLEVIKIMVEKGKESNETYKLVLARAKRYATIQERLISPEGTFPAIGRSLAYRFGAFQLLSQITLMNELPSNITPAQVRSALSLVIHNMIEAPGTFDNNGWLTIGFHGHQPGIGETYISTGSLYLCTAGLLPLGLPPSDPFWTSPAADWTQKKIWNGQDLPNDHAL; translated from the coding sequence ATGATACGTCGTAATTTCCTAAAATTAGCACCTGTAGCCGGACTGGCCGGTTATTCTTTTTCAATGGATAAACATGTTTATTCTCCCAATAACGTTTTGAAATTTGATACCAGGGCTTATTGGGTTTCTGTCCTCACTAAAATCGCAGATCCTTTACTTGTTAGTTTAAGCAATGAAAAGCTCAAAGCCAATATGCCCGTTGAGGCCAAAGCCGGAAATGAGGCCGACAGGCGGTCGGTTACCCATCTGGAAGCTTTTGGACGGCTGATGGACGGAATTTCTCCATGGCTTGAACTTGGCCCCGATAATTCTTCTGAGGGTTTGTTGAGAAGTAAATATATTTCCCTTGCACAAAAATGCTTGTCTGTTGCGACAAATCCCTCTTCACCCGATTTTATGAATTTTACCAAAGGAGGCCAACCTCTGGTTGATGCAGCATTCCTGGCACATGGCCTGCTTAGGGGATTTGACCAGTTGTGGCAGCCTTTGGACAGCGAAACGAAAAACAATATTATAAAAGCTTTAAAATCTACAAGGGTTATTAAACCGGGATACAACAATTGGTTGCTGTTTAGTGCAATGATTGAAGCCTTTTTGCTGAAAATTGGTGAAGCCTGGGATCCCATGAGGGTCGATTATGCCATAAAAAAACATATTATGGATTGGTATAAAGGGGATGGACTTTATGGCGATGGCTCTGATTTTCACTGGGATTATTACAACAGTTTTGTCATTCAACCCATGTTGCTTGAGGTTATTAAGATTATGGTTGAAAAGGGGAAAGAATCTAATGAAACATACAAGTTGGTTCTGGCCAGAGCCAAGCGTTATGCGACAATTCAGGAACGTCTGATTTCTCCTGAAGGGACTTTTCCGGCCATAGGCCGCTCTCTGGCATACCGGTTTGGCGCATTCCAGCTTCTTTCACAAATTACCCTGATGAATGAACTTCCCTCAAATATCACCCCCGCGCAGGTTCGTAGTGCATTATCCCTGGTTATCCACAATATGATTGAAGCTCCCGGAACATTCGATAATAATGGCTGGTTAACTATTGGTTTTCATGGCCATCAACCTGGAATAGGCGAAACCTATATTTCAACAGGAAGTTTATACCTCTGTACCGCAGGATTGCTGCCCTTGGGATTACCTCCTTCTGATCCTTTCTGGACCTCGCCTGCTGCCGACTGGACACAGAAAAAAATCTGGAATGGTCAGGATTTGCCAAATGACCATGCTTTATAA
- a CDS encoding RagB/SusD family nutrient uptake outer membrane protein → MKKVIFYFILSVVMFCSCSKQLDQDPISSATTVTFYSSTNDFIQGVNSIYADLMTYPDRQLNLSETRSDNLYAVSDGGVRDWEGINDFYSSLAGNPYISEAWATNYNGIYRANVLLEQLQKNGKIITDGVLRSRLKAEAKFLRAFYYFDLVRWFGKVPIIDHSASAAEANTIPRSSVADLYKLIISDLQFACDSLSPTYASADKGHATTYSAKGLLALVYMTESGPTYGIEGPGLGLNEWNKAESLLNDIISSNKYSFLSSYPSIFSYTNENNAEVIFNVEYKTGSSPVVGATFPWLLVPDNYFQSLGKATQGGLYIRPVSTDLVNLYETGDTRKNFTIKLGGFTYNGTFEDRPFFQKYVDLTKVPTNRLDWPINFIVQRYTDILMLKAECILHGADGTQTDVDNIVNQVRQRAGLTAVSNVTLKQLMDERRREFAAEGLRWHDLVRSGLVESTINAWIPKEDILHAMQTFKKEYIIYPIPQSELDVNPGLYTQNAGYQ, encoded by the coding sequence ATGAAAAAGGTTATTTTTTATTTTATACTATCCGTAGTTATGTTTTGTTCGTGTTCAAAGCAATTGGACCAGGATCCAATATCAAGTGCAACTACGGTGACTTTTTATTCATCAACGAATGATTTTATTCAGGGAGTAAATTCTATTTATGCTGATTTAATGACCTATCCTGACAGACAATTGAATCTGTCTGAAACAAGATCTGATAATTTATATGCTGTATCAGATGGCGGTGTCCGCGATTGGGAGGGAATAAACGATTTTTATAGTTCACTCGCAGGCAATCCTTATATTTCAGAAGCTTGGGCAACCAATTATAATGGCATATACAGAGCTAATGTTTTGTTAGAACAGTTACAAAAAAACGGGAAAATAATTACAGATGGGGTTTTACGTTCAAGATTGAAAGCTGAAGCAAAATTCCTTCGTGCTTTTTATTATTTTGATCTTGTACGTTGGTTCGGGAAAGTACCTATTATTGATCATTCTGCTTCTGCAGCTGAGGCTAATACAATCCCCAGGAGTTCTGTGGCTGATTTGTATAAGCTTATCATTTCAGACTTGCAATTTGCATGCGATAGCCTTTCACCTACCTATGCTTCGGCGGATAAGGGGCATGCCACTACTTATTCGGCAAAAGGATTATTGGCACTTGTATATATGACAGAATCCGGGCCAACTTATGGAATTGAAGGCCCAGGGCTAGGATTAAATGAATGGAATAAAGCTGAATCCTTACTCAATGACATTATATCCAGTAATAAATATTCATTTCTTTCAAGTTATCCTTCTATTTTTTCGTACACAAATGAAAATAATGCAGAAGTAATTTTCAATGTTGAATATAAAACTGGTTCGTCTCCTGTTGTGGGTGCAACTTTCCCCTGGTTACTTGTGCCGGATAATTATTTCCAGTCATTAGGCAAGGCCACTCAGGGTGGATTATATATTCGCCCTGTTTCCACTGATTTGGTTAACTTGTATGAGACGGGTGATACACGTAAAAATTTTACAATTAAATTAGGGGGATTTACTTATAATGGAACTTTTGAAGATCGTCCCTTTTTTCAGAAATACGTTGACTTGACAAAAGTTCCAACAAACCGTTTAGATTGGCCAATTAATTTTATTGTTCAGCGATATACTGATATATTGATGCTTAAAGCTGAATGTATTCTTCATGGGGCAGATGGAACGCAGACTGATGTTGATAATATTGTAAATCAGGTACGTCAAAGAGCTGGATTAACTGCTGTTTCAAATGTCACTTTGAAACAATTAATGGATGAAAGAAGAAGAGAATTTGCAGCTGAAGGGCTTCGTTGGCACGACCTGGTTAGAAGTGGATTGGTAGAAAGTACAATAAATGCATGGATACCCAAAGAAGATATTCTTCATGCAATGCAGACTTTCAAAAAAGAATATATTATTTATCCTATTCCCCAGTCTGAACTTGATGTCAATCCGGGATTATATACTCAAAATGCCGGCTATCAATAG